The sequence CAAGCAATCGTACCTATTAGAAATAAAGCGTGTAATATTTAGTTCTTTTTGACTTACAAAGTTGCTCACCTGCTTAGCCGagtggtatcatcatcatcatcatcatcatcatcatcatcatcatcatcatcatcatcatcgacgcgcaagtcgtacAACGCGGCGGCAGCTGAAgtaagatttgcatctggtggccgaacttcccagcCATCAATGTCACTATTTTTTTTGCGATGTCAAATGTTTAAGGGTCCGTTTACTGCGACATCAGTAATGCATATCGTAAGCCAACTCAATCTGCTCATTGATGGAGATGCAACTGATGGTGAACCTATGGTCCAAAATGGGTGAAATACTACATTGGGCCGTGCGGAAAGTGTTGGGCCGTGCGGAAAGTGCGTTGGAGAAAGGAAAATACATACCACTGGTCACTGTTATCTTGCAACTCGCAAGTGGACACACACAGCGAAGAGGCGACAGCCGGCCGATACTGCGCCTGTCGTCATAGGTTCCTGTCGATAACAGCTGCAGTTCAAAAGAAATCAAATTGTATTGTATTGTCAAATTGTTCTCTTTGGTATGATGTGTTGTACTGCGAGAACTACTTAACATCTAGCCACGTTTAATTGATACTGTATTACAGGGACGCGAATGGCGCTATGTATACAatgatttaaatgtatttgaaattacGCTAACTTTATTTTATAATGTACTGTTAGTCATTTTATCCCTCTCTCCGATGAGCCAGATTTCAGTGAAATCAGTAATGTCTTAGTAATGATTATTAGGATCATATGAATGAGAGTGCCTGCATTTGTAAGCACTCAGATTTTTCTGAGGACAATCGATTGATCCAACATCTACACCTTAAGAGCATGTTAAGTCTTAGGATAGAACAAACGCCAAAAACGTATTTGAGACATTTTCCTCAAATAAGGGGTTGCCTCTTGTTACTTAAAGCAGTTTACTTGCAGCTGATTGTCTCTGTTTTGTCACATTTACTGAGTGGTTATGCAGAGGGTGGACAAAATTATGGAAGCGAACTTCGTATCACATTACCATTACTCACCATCTTGGAAACGCACTGGCATTGGAAACTGCTTCCagccttggaatggataaatacacgtCCCTTTTTTTTCTTAGTACGCAAAATAGTGCCAAGTTCAGGTAATTATGACAGATCGCTCCTGTATCCGTCTATCCAAAGTATATCACAAACGTCCAATAATTTTGAGATTATGGGTTGAGCAGCAGTTCACCTGAGTGCTAACAAGACCTGTCTTGGACAATACGAGCAGTATGAACAAAGGCCGTGTTGTTTACAATATAGCACCACTGGGAACAGACTATGGGATGCACCTGAGCAGCCAatatagtcacataatccttggtagtaaCGCAGCCATGCGAACTAACCATGGGGCCCAAGGAATACCACCATATAGCTGCCTAAATCGTGGCCAAACGCCGTCCACCCATGCTTCATTTTTGGGAAGTCAATGCAGATATTGCGAAGTATCATCCAGGCAAATTATTTTCTTCCACTCCTCGAGACCCAGTTTTTATGGCTTCAGCGCCACATTTCCCTGTTACAGCCATTTGCATCATGATTAGTTTTGGAATTCCTGCCTGTCCTGCAATACTCAGCCAACAGAGTTCCCTTTGAGGTGTCACGTCGTCAAAGGGGCAAAAGTGCGACAACCACTTCTGCAGTTACTTGGAGCTATCGTCCTATTATTTTTAGTCACAATCGTCCtgcatgaccgtctgtcacgataaaCACACAAACTTTCGTCCAGCGGATGATGGCTGCAGAAGCATCAACTATTCGAGCACCAGTTATTTTCTCCAGTTCCAGTAGGATTCGTTCTGCCAAAGACCTAATATCTGAACTCTAcgcaacatattgaggacactgGGAAGTGAGGTTTTGTGATCAAATGCAAGAGCGTAGTCTGCAAGCTTGGCTAACATGtgtttatttttcagaattcaTTTCTCAGGTTTTCCACATTTCTGTCCAAACCTGTATATACACTAGAGAAAGGTGGATGCAAATGAATTCAGAATTAATTTTTGCAGTTTTTATTTACAGAATATCACATGTGCATTTACATGTTTTTCAGTCTCCTCGCACCGACGTTCGGACTGCTAGCTCAACTTCTCTATAAGCTGCTGCCTGTTCTGCAGGGCAAGGTCCAGGGGGGTGTCCCCATCCTCATCCTTGGCCCCCCTGTCGGCCCCCGCGGCCAGCAGTACTGCTGCCACCTCTGTGTTGCCTTCATCTGCAGCGACGTGCAGTGGCGTCATCCCGCTGACATCCGTAGCATTGGGGTCGGCGGAGGACGCCGTCAGCAGCCGAACCATAGGCACATTGCCACTTAATGCGGCGTAGTGCAACGGGGTGTTCAGTTCCCTGTCCCTGGCGTCCACATCAGCTCCTGCCTCCAGTAGACACCTCACTGCCTCCACGTGACCCCTGGCACCCGCCCAGTGCAGAGCTGTCTTCCTGTCGCTGTCCCTTGCTCTCACGTCCGCGCCTGCCTCCAGATGCGTCTGGATCTCTTCCACTACTCCCTCCTCGGCAGCCTGGATCAGCATCTGGCCTCTCTCTTGTCCATTAAGGCTCCTGTAGGAAACGGAGAAATTCTTTCACGTTAATTCGAATACACAAGCCAAATTTTAGAACTATTCGTAGGAGTGAAACTATGAGCCCTCCAGAATGTAACTAAACATTGCCAgccactatggccgagcggttctgggcgcttcagtccggaaccgcggggccactatggtcgcatgttcgaatcctgcctcagacatggatgtgtatgatgtccttaggttagttaggtttaagtagttctacgttctaggagactgatgacctcagatgttaagtcccatagtgctctgaagcATTTCAACTAAACATTCGCTACTTTAGCCAGTATAGGCGGAAAACTTTACCATATGGATGCCAAGCTTTACAGCAATCTCATACAGACCCTGAGCTGTATGGTTTTAAATTATCAGTAGCATTAATGTCACAATTTGCAGTTAGGCGCCGATACTTCTACAGTAATGTAAGGATGAAACTAAGTGATCAGTGTGCTTAGAGTTGTGaacagtcaacatgggtgtagACAAGTTGAGCAGGGAGTTACTCTTTAAGCTTACATCAATGCAGCAACAAAGCTGCTTTTCTTAGCGATTGTCAACATGTTAAACGATTATGGatgtggttgattggggttgaaggaccaaacagcaaggtcatcagtcgcttgtttcaaatgtggtccatttagacagtgacatctcaggaaagtcagaacgatgaaagggaaaaggctaaaacaCGTAAAAATGCAGTAGTGTCGTCaattgtaaaaacaaaatgagtgaagtcagcaagagagcgaccccaaggctatgctagaggcaggaaatatcccacctctgaagcagtagaggcaagaccacctgctatttaaaagcgttgaaCCGCTAGAATGCAGAAGTGTGTGTGGGAAACGGAGACTAACCAATTCTaaagtgataaaaacagagtaaaaggggaagaaaaggggatcttggccagggaggggagtcgggAATCACCAaacagcttacagtgggagataccTAAACACTCACCACCCTGCCCCAACAGTGAGATTAAAAaccgagaataaaaaccactttcccagaGGAAACAGTGAACCAGTTCGACTATCCGGGAATCATCAGCCAACATTAAAGGTAAAATGCatggaagtctgtacttagtacacgGAGCCAAAAGAAGGGTGCCATCCCACCAaactgtgggctactgactggaaggctccacaaccacaaagtgggggtggcttatTACCCAGAAGAAAACCATGGGTCTGCCTGGAGAACCACAGTGTTGTCAAGTCACTTCGGGAGAGACAGAAGGAAGAATGCCACAGGCctagtgtcaccttaatcgcacgaagtttattagacagagaGGTAGCTTCCCAAGAGATGGCccacgaagtgggatttgatgggaAGCCATAAATCCGCTGCAGAAAGAGTTACAGAGAacaggggtaagtgactgctcgtCCAGCCAGACGACCAGAAAGCTCAttgcctgggatacccacatggccagggacctgaAGGAAGTCAACgtaacaagcagcatggtgaagatcagcaagatggtcatggatggcagagaccaaaggATGGCGGGAAAAACCAGTCAGtagccagaaggcca is a genomic window of Schistocerca gregaria isolate iqSchGreg1 chromosome 9, iqSchGreg1.2, whole genome shotgun sequence containing:
- the LOC126291869 gene encoding ankyrin repeat domain-containing protein 2-like, which translates into the protein MEDTKDNAETAAVMDPGTWLRNGEKAAETRSLNGQERGQMLIQAAEEGVVEEIQTHLEAGADVRARDSDRKTALHWAGARGHVEAVRCLLEAGADVDARDRELNTPLHYAALSGNVPMVRLLTASSADPNATDVSGMTPLHVAADEGNTEVAAVLLAAGADRGAKDEDGDTPLDLALQNRQQLIEKLS